A region of the Burkholderia pyrrocinia genome:
AACGGCGACGGGCACGCGATCCGCGTCGATACGCCGGAAGGCGCCGATACGCTGCACGCGGCGTTCCTGGTCGAGGCCCGCGGCCGGCTCGCGCCGCTCGCGCGCGACGCAGTACGCGGCCCGCAGACGCTGAGCCTGCTGAATGTCTGGCAGGGCACGCCCGGCGACGCCGCGTCGGCGGTCGAGAGCCTGCCCGACGGCTGGGCATGGATGGCGCGGCTGCCCGACGGCCGCTGCTACTGGCAGGCGACGCTCGATGTCGCGACCGCGACGCTGCCGCCGCGCGACGCGCTACCCGCCTGGTGCGCGACGCTTCGGCAGACGCCGCTCGCGCGCGACTTCTTCGGCGCTGACGTTGCCGCCGACGCGCGCGTGTTCGCGCGCACCAGCAGCGCGGCGCTGTGCGGCGACACGGGCGGCGCGAACTGGCTGCGCGTCGGCGATGCGGCAATGGCCGTCGATCCGCTGTCCGGCAACGGCATCTTCCAGTCGCTGTCGTCCGCGCTGCAGGCGCCGGCCGTCATCCATACGCTGCTCGCACATCCCGAGCGCGCGGCGCTCGCGCTGCGTTTCCACGAGCGCCGCATCGCCGCGCTGTTCATGCGCTTCGCGCGCATCGGCCGCGATTTCCATGCGCTCGAAACGCAATGGGCCGACCGGCCGTTCTGGCACGCGCGCCGCGCGTGGCCCGACGATGCACCATCGCATCGCGCGCCCGATTTCGACGCGCTCGCGATCGAGCGGGCGCCCGTGATCGACGGCGACACGATCGCCGAGGCCGACG
Encoded here:
- the qhpG gene encoding flavin-dependent monooxygenase QhpG, producing MSRAPIVVLGAGPAGAATALGLARLGYPVRVVSEWRRFDAVEGVSDRVLQGLRHAGLAQAAACALPPCARTTRWNGDTRTLNHEHLIDRRRFDAALRRDLADAGIAVLEATVRAVQPNGDGHAIRVDTPEGADTLHAAFLVEARGRLAPLARDAVRGPQTLSLLNVWQGTPGDAASAVESLPDGWAWMARLPDGRCYWQATLDVATATLPPRDALPAWCATLRQTPLARDFFGADVAADARVFARTSSAALCGDTGGANWLRVGDAAMAVDPLSGNGIFQSLSSALQAPAVIHTLLAHPERAALALRFHERRIAALFMRFARIGRDFHALETQWADRPFWHARRAWPDDAPSHRAPDFDALAIERAPVIDGDTIAEADVVTSPDQPLGIWHLQGIPLAPIVAALRERPAAQVLATLAPPQAALVRRWLETQGYPFARA